A section of the Paenibacillus aurantius genome encodes:
- a CDS encoding M81 family metallopeptidase codes for MNRPLRISVAGILHETNTFAPGLTRLEQFQGEWSEGWDAFRTRYAGTRTSMGGVLDAAAGHGAELVPGLYAAATPSGMVNAAAGEALLEAVVSSIDPAADGLVLIMHGAMVSERHPDYEGECLKRLRARLGDGFPIAMTLDLHGNISPDMVRHADVIVGYDTYPHIDMYERAVEAFDLLVRTIRKEIDPVRAFGHTGMLVVPQGMMTEEGSMKEVMDRAFEMEADPRVLNVTVAGGFPYSDVPDAGMSFVVTTNGEPELAAACAEELIRMAHERKETFNVSYAGPKEAVAEALSQPEGPVILAEGSDNVGGGAPADATHVLAELVGVRQKALAVICDREAVQEAFRLGIGETFEGRIGGKSDSLHGEPVAVKGRIRLMFDGAYRHVGPYMTGQRADMGRTAVVECGSLTLILTEKRTAPWDAGHVLSVGLQPADFKIIVAKSAIAWQAAFGPVAKHVVNVDSPGCCSANLKHFHYDRVVRPVYPLDAEPMPRMGP; via the coding sequence ATGAACCGTCCGCTTCGGATTTCGGTAGCGGGGATTCTGCACGAAACGAACACCTTCGCTCCCGGCCTGACCCGGCTGGAGCAGTTCCAAGGGGAATGGTCGGAGGGCTGGGACGCCTTCCGCACCCGCTATGCCGGAACGCGCACCTCGATGGGAGGCGTCCTTGATGCCGCCGCCGGCCATGGTGCCGAGCTCGTCCCAGGCCTATATGCGGCCGCCACGCCGAGCGGGATGGTCAACGCCGCCGCCGGCGAGGCTCTGCTTGAAGCCGTCGTGTCTTCGATCGATCCGGCAGCGGACGGTCTCGTGCTCATCATGCACGGCGCCATGGTTTCGGAGCGTCATCCCGATTACGAGGGGGAATGCCTGAAACGGCTGCGCGCGAGGCTGGGCGACGGGTTTCCCATCGCCATGACGCTTGACCTGCACGGCAACATAAGCCCCGATATGGTCCGGCATGCCGATGTGATCGTCGGCTATGACACCTACCCGCATATCGATATGTACGAGAGAGCCGTAGAGGCGTTCGATCTTCTGGTCCGGACCATCCGCAAGGAGATCGACCCGGTCCGGGCCTTCGGCCACACGGGGATGCTGGTTGTCCCGCAGGGGATGATGACGGAAGAAGGCAGCATGAAAGAAGTAATGGACCGGGCTTTCGAAATGGAAGCCGATCCGCGGGTATTGAATGTAACCGTGGCGGGAGGCTTTCCTTACAGTGATGTGCCGGATGCCGGGATGTCGTTTGTCGTCACGACCAACGGCGAGCCGGAGCTCGCGGCCGCTTGCGCCGAAGAGTTGATTCGGATGGCACACGAGCGGAAGGAAACCTTCAATGTTTCGTACGCCGGTCCGAAAGAAGCGGTCGCCGAGGCGCTCTCCCAGCCCGAAGGCCCCGTCATTCTGGCGGAGGGCTCGGATAATGTAGGGGGAGGAGCCCCCGCCGATGCGACCCACGTGCTGGCCGAGCTTGTCGGGGTCCGGCAGAAAGCCCTTGCTGTCATTTGCGACCGGGAAGCGGTTCAGGAAGCCTTCCGTCTGGGCATAGGAGAAACGTTCGAGGGCCGGATCGGCGGCAAAAGCGATTCCCTGCACGGCGAGCCGGTGGCCGTTAAGGGGCGGATTCGGCTGATGTTTGACGGAGCCTACCGGCATGTCGGGCCTTACATGACCGGGCAAAGGGCCGACATGGGCAGGACGGCCGTCGTCGAATGCGGCAGCCTCACGTTAATCCTGACGGAGAAGAGGACGGCTCCATGGGATGCCGGACACGTTCTTTCCGTCGGTCTGCAGCCGGCCGATTTCAAGATCATCGTAGCCAAATCGGCGATTGCTTGGCAGGCGGCGTTCGGCCCGGTCGCCAAGCATGTCGTTAATGTCGATTCGCCCGGCTGCTGCAGCGCCAACCTGAAGCATTTCCACTATGACCGCGTGGTTCGGCCCGTGTATCCGCTGGATGCAGAGCCCATGCCGCGAATGGGTCCCTAA
- a CDS encoding N-acetylglucosamine-6-phosphate deacetylase translates to MAENSIKAIVNGTIVGRDRLIPDGVVLIKDGYITGCGERGAVPLPEEADIWDAEGDYIAPGFVDIHCHGGGGVWSWEQPYEFALAHLNRGTTAILPTFTYNESREQVREGLQTILEAMNSGKPFSSALAGIHMEGPYINKKYGAVTSPIRPVDPEEYREILRTAGDRIKVWTLAPELDGQEQFVKEASPYDISFSVGHSEATPEQIFRFVPSGLRIGCHCTNASGTTPSPTRYAGTREVGVDEAVLVHDDIYAEVIPDAEGIHVRPLMLKLIHKTKGTDRVIIITDAMPEAGVENGDPSDVNWNHLGQLAGSRLTMDQAVRNMRNHASVGMVEAFRMASLNPARVIRQEDRMGSIEAGKLANLLIVDEAMAVKQVFLHGDSVKPVSR, encoded by the coding sequence ATGGCGGAGAACAGCATCAAAGCCATTGTTAACGGAACCATTGTAGGCCGTGACCGGTTGATTCCGGACGGGGTGGTTCTCATCAAGGACGGGTACATAACCGGCTGCGGGGAACGGGGAGCGGTTCCCCTTCCCGAGGAAGCGGACATCTGGGACGCGGAGGGCGACTATATAGCTCCCGGATTCGTTGACATTCACTGCCATGGAGGCGGCGGCGTCTGGTCGTGGGAGCAACCTTATGAGTTCGCCCTCGCTCATCTGAACCGCGGAACGACCGCGATCCTGCCGACCTTCACCTACAATGAAAGCAGGGAACAGGTCCGGGAGGGTCTGCAGACGATCCTCGAAGCGATGAATTCCGGCAAGCCGTTCTCTTCAGCCTTGGCGGGGATTCATATGGAAGGCCCGTACATTAACAAGAAATACGGGGCGGTCACCTCACCGATCCGGCCTGTGGACCCGGAGGAATACCGGGAAATCCTGCGGACGGCCGGCGATCGGATCAAGGTATGGACGCTCGCTCCCGAGTTGGACGGCCAGGAACAGTTCGTGAAGGAAGCGTCTCCGTATGACATTTCGTTCTCGGTGGGGCATTCGGAGGCGACGCCGGAGCAAATCTTCCGGTTCGTCCCGTCGGGTCTTCGGATAGGCTGCCACTGCACGAACGCCTCGGGAACGACCCCCTCGCCGACCCGGTATGCCGGCACCCGGGAGGTCGGCGTCGACGAAGCGGTTCTCGTTCATGATGATATTTACGCGGAGGTCATTCCGGACGCGGAGGGGATTCATGTCCGGCCCTTGATGCTGAAGCTGATTCATAAGACGAAGGGAACGGACCGCGTCATCATCATTACCGACGCCATGCCGGAGGCGGGCGTGGAGAATGGAGACCCTTCCGACGTGAACTGGAATCATCTGGGGCAGCTGGCCGGAAGCCGGCTGACGATGGACCAGGCCGTCCGCAACATGAGGAACCACGCTTCCGTCGGCATGGTGGAGGCCTTCCGCATGGCGTCCCTTAACCCGGCCCGGGTGATCCGGCAGGAGGACCGCATGGGAAGCATTGAGGCAGGCAAGCTCGCCAACCTGCTGATTGTGGATGAGGCCATGGCCGTCAAGCAGGTTTTTCTTCACGGGGATTCGGTTAAGCCCGTTAGTCGATAA
- a CDS encoding asparaginase, with amino-acid sequence MTEKKITSGPAVLVEEYRGHTVENVHMGHICGVGANGKIQYAVGDTDYLTYLRSSGKPVQALPAIKAGVEEAFGLAENEVAVMAGSHRAEPMHVQALTSLMAKTGIAEEQLICLPTYPLAVSARDALIAKGEPPRRIYHNCSGKHLGMISYCKHRGHAMESYADPDGPLQREIVDTLAMLAEMPADEVVLGTDGCGCPVFAIPLFRLATVYLKLAVPALVEDQATRSAIEKLTAIMNRQYSLVSGTNLICSTLLMDDNIVAKGGAKGVYCFGLRRERLGFALKVLDGSEEEWPLIVASILEQIGYDRQETIDRLRRLAPAVIRNDNNVAVGENRPVFQLLTPE; translated from the coding sequence ATGACGGAGAAGAAGATTACCTCAGGACCCGCCGTATTGGTCGAGGAATACCGGGGCCATACGGTGGAAAATGTCCACATGGGCCATATTTGCGGTGTCGGCGCAAACGGGAAAATCCAATACGCGGTTGGAGACACGGACTATTTAACCTACTTGCGCTCATCCGGCAAGCCGGTTCAGGCGCTTCCGGCGATCAAGGCGGGAGTGGAGGAAGCGTTCGGGTTAGCGGAGAATGAAGTCGCCGTTATGGCCGGTTCCCACCGGGCCGAGCCGATGCACGTCCAGGCCCTTACCTCCTTGATGGCCAAAACCGGCATAGCCGAGGAGCAGCTTATCTGTTTACCGACCTATCCGCTTGCCGTTTCGGCGCGCGACGCTCTTATCGCAAAGGGGGAACCGCCGAGGCGCATCTACCACAATTGCTCCGGCAAGCATCTCGGCATGATTTCCTACTGCAAGCACCGCGGACATGCCATGGAATCCTATGCCGATCCGGACGGGCCGCTTCAGCGGGAAATCGTAGATACGCTCGCCATGCTTGCCGAGATGCCCGCGGATGAGGTCGTGCTCGGCACGGACGGCTGCGGATGCCCGGTCTTCGCTATCCCGTTGTTCCGGCTGGCCACGGTGTATTTGAAGCTTGCCGTACCTGCCTTGGTGGAGGATCAAGCGACCCGGTCTGCCATAGAGAAGCTGACCGCCATCATGAACCGGCAGTATAGCTTGGTGTCCGGAACGAACCTGATCTGTTCCACCCTGCTTATGGATGACAATATTGTCGCCAAGGGCGGCGCCAAAGGGGTCTATTGCTTCGGACTGCGCCGGGAGCGGCTGGGCTTTGCCTTGAAGGTGCTTGACGGCTCCGAGGAAGAATGGCCGCTTATTGTCGCTTCGATTCTGGAACAAATCGGGTATGACCGGCAAGAAACGATTGATCGCCTGCGCCGGCTTGCTCCTGCCGTAATCCGCAACGACAACAATGTGGCGGTTGGGGAGAACCGGCCGGTGTTTCAACTGTTGACACCGGAATGA
- a CDS encoding aspartate aminotransferase family protein, with translation MKSFETSRQLLADAKAYLAGGVASSLRSAMKPAPLYAVSGAGPRIHDADGNEYVDYLLAYGPLILGHAHPGFTEHVHQAMTRGVTFGLQHEGEIELARRLTEVLPCADKVALSGSGTEAVMLALRLARAYTGRKKVVRFHGHYHGWSDSIFTSFPSSDMRQTGASSSSQPEQILPGTGGQSPNALEDIILLPWNDPEGLEAALREHQDEIAAVISEPVMCNSGCMLPKPGYLERMSELTEELGIVMILDEVITGFRLSLGGAHGKFGLKPDLVTIGKALGGGIAISAVAGRREILNLIEEGTVSHLGTLNGNGVATSAALATIDELSKDGGAVYTRMEQTANEIVEGIRALLAKHGIPGIVNQAGPVFHMMFTNEKKVEDFASFNKRDSAKYSEFAGKMLEAGVLVRSNGLWYVSAVHGKQEVSDTLAAVDKALAAL, from the coding sequence ATGAAATCATTTGAGACATCCAGGCAGCTTCTAGCCGACGCCAAAGCCTATCTGGCGGGCGGGGTGGCCAGCTCGTTAAGAAGCGCCATGAAGCCGGCCCCTCTCTATGCCGTATCCGGAGCCGGACCCCGCATTCATGATGCGGACGGTAACGAATACGTCGATTATTTGCTTGCTTACGGGCCGCTGATCCTGGGCCACGCTCATCCTGGCTTTACGGAGCACGTCCATCAAGCGATGACCAGGGGCGTTACCTTCGGGCTGCAACACGAAGGCGAAATCGAGCTGGCCCGGCGGCTGACGGAGGTGCTGCCCTGCGCCGACAAAGTAGCCTTGAGCGGATCCGGCACCGAGGCGGTCATGCTGGCCCTGCGGCTCGCGCGGGCTTACACGGGCAGGAAGAAGGTCGTGCGGTTTCACGGCCACTATCACGGCTGGTCGGACTCCATCTTCACTTCTTTTCCGAGTTCGGACATGCGCCAAACCGGGGCGTCCTCTTCCAGCCAGCCGGAGCAAATCCTGCCGGGGACCGGCGGGCAAAGCCCGAATGCGCTGGAGGATATCATCCTGCTCCCCTGGAACGACCCTGAAGGGCTCGAAGCCGCCCTGCGGGAGCATCAGGACGAGATCGCAGCCGTCATCTCCGAGCCGGTCATGTGCAACTCCGGCTGCATGCTCCCCAAGCCGGGTTACCTGGAGCGGATGAGTGAGCTGACCGAGGAACTCGGCATCGTCATGATTCTGGATGAGGTGATCACCGGCTTCCGGCTCAGCCTGGGAGGAGCCCACGGCAAGTTTGGCCTGAAGCCGGATCTCGTGACGATCGGCAAAGCCCTGGGAGGCGGCATCGCGATCAGTGCAGTTGCCGGACGCCGGGAGATCCTGAACTTGATCGAGGAGGGAACGGTCAGCCATCTGGGCACCCTGAACGGCAACGGAGTCGCGACTTCGGCCGCTCTGGCTACGATTGACGAGTTATCCAAGGACGGGGGCGCGGTGTATACCCGGATGGAGCAGACGGCGAACGAGATCGTCGAAGGAATACGGGCCCTGCTCGCCAAGCACGGGATTCCGGGAATCGTTAACCAGGCCGGTCCCGTCTTCCACATGATGTTCACCAATGAAAAGAAGGTGGAGGATTTCGCGTCCTTCAACAAGCGGGATTCGGCGAAGTATTCCGAGTTTGCCGGAAAAATGCTCGAGGCGGGGGTCCTCGTCCGCTCCAACGGGCTGTGGTACGTTTCCGCCGTTCACGGGAAACAGGAAGTTTCGGATACGCTGGCTGCGGTGGATAAAGCACTGGCTGCTTTATAA
- a CDS encoding aldo/keto reductase produces MQKRKLGKQGLEVSSLGLGCMGMSEFYSGRDDKESQATIRHALDQGITFLDTADMYGVGRNEQLVGQAIQDRRDEVILATKFGNERAEDGTFLGINGRPEYVRKACEGSLRRLGVDYIDLYYQHRVDPQVPIEETIGAMAELVQEGKVRYLGMSEAAPETLRRAFAVHPITALQTEYSLWSRDVEDEVLPVCRELGIGFVPYSPLGRGFLTGQIQTYEDLAEDDYRRHSPRFQGENFQKNLELVQRIKEIAREKACTPSQLALAWLLAQGDDIVPIPGTKRISYLEENIGALAVTLSEADLARIEEAAPQGAASGDRYPAAAMKSLNR; encoded by the coding sequence ATGCAGAAACGGAAGCTGGGCAAGCAAGGCTTGGAAGTGTCCTCCTTGGGATTAGGTTGCATGGGAATGTCCGAGTTCTACAGCGGAAGGGACGATAAGGAGTCCCAAGCCACGATTCGCCATGCTTTGGATCAGGGGATTACGTTCTTGGATACGGCGGATATGTATGGGGTCGGCCGGAATGAGCAGCTGGTGGGGCAGGCCATCCAGGACCGCCGCGACGAGGTGATCCTGGCGACGAAGTTCGGCAACGAGCGGGCCGAGGACGGCACGTTTCTCGGAATCAACGGCCGTCCGGAATACGTGAGAAAGGCTTGCGAAGGCAGCCTCCGCCGCTTGGGCGTCGACTATATCGATTTGTACTATCAGCACCGGGTGGATCCCCAGGTTCCGATTGAAGAGACGATCGGCGCCATGGCGGAGCTGGTCCAGGAAGGGAAGGTCCGCTATCTGGGGATGTCCGAGGCCGCTCCCGAGACGCTACGCCGCGCTTTTGCCGTGCACCCGATTACCGCCCTGCAAACGGAGTATTCCCTTTGGAGCCGGGATGTCGAGGACGAGGTTCTCCCTGTATGCCGGGAGCTGGGCATTGGTTTCGTGCCCTACAGCCCGCTTGGCAGAGGGTTCCTGACCGGCCAAATCCAAACGTACGAGGACCTGGCGGAAGACGACTACCGCCGTCATTCCCCCCGCTTCCAAGGGGAGAATTTCCAGAAGAACCTGGAGCTGGTTCAGCGGATTAAAGAAATCGCCCGCGAGAAAGCATGTACCCCTTCCCAATTGGCGCTTGCCTGGCTGCTGGCCCAAGGGGACGACATCGTTCCTATTCCGGGTACGAAACGGATTTCCTACCTGGAGGAGAACATAGGGGCTTTAGCCGTTACCTTGAGCGAAGCGGATCTGGCCCGCATCGAGGAAGCAGCTCCTCAGGGCGCAGCCTCCGGAGACCGCTATCCGGCGGCCGCCATGAAGAGCCTGAACCGGTAG
- a CDS encoding RidA family protein: MSQPIHSSKAPEFPLPFSHALRAGDFVYVSGQVGVDPVTREVVGDTIEEQTVQCLRNIETILKEAGLDLDHVIKVNAYVTNMEDFPGYNKAYESIMKRPFPTRTSIGCSIGSYLVEIDAIAYAPTRRGEQA, translated from the coding sequence ATGTCTCAGCCCATTCATTCCAGCAAGGCCCCTGAATTTCCGCTTCCTTTCTCTCATGCCCTACGGGCCGGAGATTTCGTCTATGTCTCCGGGCAGGTCGGGGTCGATCCGGTTACCCGCGAAGTGGTCGGGGATACCATTGAGGAACAGACGGTCCAGTGCCTGCGTAACATCGAGACGATTCTGAAGGAAGCCGGACTGGATTTGGACCATGTGATCAAGGTCAATGCCTACGTGACGAACATGGAAGATTTTCCCGGCTACAACAAAGCGTATGAAAGCATCATGAAGCGTCCTTTCCCTACCCGGACGTCGATCGGCTGCTCGATCGGAAGCTACCTGGTGGAGATCGACGCCATTGCCTACGCGCCGACCCGCCGGGGGGAGCAAGCCTGA
- a CDS encoding SDR family NAD(P)-dependent oxidoreductase, translating to MRLKDSIAWITGGSTGIGKATAVLFAQEGAKVAITGRDKAALQAAAEEIGTYGGEVLWVDGDVQHAADVSRMLDAVLDRWGTVDVLVNNAGICKPAPFLELEESEWDRHMAINLKGTFLAGQAAAKLLVKQGKGGSIINMSSVNGLAAEGDQAHYNATKGGINLLTMSMALELAPYGIRVNALCPGFIETRLTKPLIDNPDAFGEYRRTIPMGRAGQPEEIADAALFMASSDSRYMTGHCLVVDGGQLIKLS from the coding sequence ATGAGACTGAAGGACTCCATAGCATGGATTACCGGCGGGTCAACCGGCATCGGCAAGGCAACGGCCGTACTGTTCGCCCAAGAAGGAGCCAAGGTGGCCATCACGGGCCGCGACAAGGCCGCTCTTCAGGCGGCGGCGGAAGAAATCGGGACGTACGGGGGCGAAGTTCTCTGGGTGGACGGCGACGTTCAGCATGCGGCTGATGTCAGCCGGATGCTCGACGCCGTGCTGGACCGCTGGGGCACGGTCGACGTGCTGGTCAACAATGCCGGGATCTGCAAGCCCGCTCCCTTCCTGGAGCTGGAAGAATCCGAATGGGACCGCCACATGGCGATTAATCTCAAAGGGACCTTCCTTGCCGGGCAGGCGGCCGCCAAGCTGTTGGTGAAGCAGGGAAAAGGCGGCTCCATCATTAACATGTCCAGCGTAAACGGCCTGGCGGCGGAAGGGGATCAGGCGCATTATAACGCGACCAAGGGGGGGATCAATCTCCTCACCATGTCCATGGCGCTGGAGCTGGCCCCGTACGGCATCCGCGTCAATGCCCTCTGCCCCGGGTTCATCGAAACGCGGCTGACCAAGCCGCTGATCGATAACCCGGATGCCTTTGGGGAATACCGGCGAACGATTCCGATGGGAAGAGCCGGCCAGCCGGAAGAAATCGCCGATGCCGCCCTGTTCATGGCTTCGAGCGATTCGCGTTATATGACGGGCCACTGCCTGGTAGTCGATGGCGGGCAGCTGATTAAGCTGTCCTGA
- a CDS encoding SMP-30/gluconolactonase/LRE family protein, with the protein MAGVPETIGDIRADLGEGPTWEASKRVLHWVDIPSRKLYTLDPGTGIHKQILLNGMIGAAVPRRSGGFVLAMQDGFYTYEDTAGAVKLLDPEEHLPGNRFNDGKCDAAGRFWAGTLSMSGEKGAGSLYCLDTDLRVRKAVDQVSIANGLGWSPDNKVMYFIDSAARQVTAYDYDLARGSLSNRRTVVALPEGNDLPDGMTVDAEGMIWIAHWGGGQVTRWNPREGTLLERITLPVSLVTSCTFGGDRLDELYITSAKADLSDKEREEQPLAGGLFRLKTRTTGLPAYPFGG; encoded by the coding sequence ATGGCTGGCGTACCGGAAACGATTGGCGATATCCGGGCCGATCTAGGGGAGGGACCGACTTGGGAAGCCTCCAAAAGGGTTTTGCATTGGGTGGATATTCCATCCCGGAAGCTTTATACCCTCGACCCGGGCACCGGTATCCATAAGCAGATTCTGCTTAACGGAATGATCGGGGCGGCGGTGCCCAGGCGCTCCGGCGGCTTTGTGCTCGCGATGCAGGACGGGTTTTATACTTATGAGGATACGGCGGGAGCGGTAAAGCTGCTTGATCCCGAAGAGCACCTCCCCGGCAACCGCTTCAATGATGGAAAGTGTGACGCTGCCGGACGGTTCTGGGCGGGAACCTTGAGCATGAGCGGGGAGAAGGGGGCCGGCAGCTTATATTGCCTGGACACCGACCTCCGGGTCAGGAAGGCCGTCGATCAAGTCAGCATAGCGAACGGCTTGGGCTGGAGCCCCGATAACAAGGTGATGTATTTTATCGATTCGGCTGCCCGTCAAGTCACGGCTTATGATTACGATTTGGCCAGAGGGAGCTTGAGCAACCGGCGGACGGTCGTTGCCCTGCCGGAAGGGAACGACCTGCCCGACGGGATGACCGTCGATGCGGAAGGCATGATTTGGATCGCCCATTGGGGAGGCGGTCAAGTCACCCGTTGGAATCCGCGCGAAGGAACCCTCCTGGAGAGGATCACCCTGCCGGTTTCCCTCGTTACTTCCTGCACATTCGGCGGGGATCGCCTGGATGAGCTGTACATCACATCGGCGAAAGCGGACCTGAGTGACAAGGAAAGGGAGGAGCAGCCCCTGGCGGGCGGCTTGTTCCGGCTGAAGACACGAACAACCGGACTTCCCGCTTATCCGTTCGGCGGATAG
- a CDS encoding alanine racemase translates to MAFHSLPDTAETPAVAIDLDRLDANLRATADLAAQAGVRLRPHTKTHKSQWVAGEQLRYGASGITVAKLGEAEVMADGGVRDILIAYPLVGRLKLERLARLMKRIRVSVSVDSLEAANGLSELGEHLHERIPLYLDVNSGLNRCGKEPGEETADLGVQIAKLPGIRLAALMTHAGHAYGQSRREDCLEIALAEAEALLDSQKALRRRGVEVPDISVGSTPTSKFIKELAGSGVTEMRPGAYVFGDGSQLFPGLIGEEECAMKIFATVVSTPRPGIAIVDAGSKTLSNDTSPHRRGYGFLPELPDVYVERLSEEHGVLSVPEGVTLKIGDVVGIIPNHCCAVANLHDRLLGVRDGRLERMIPVDARGKVQ, encoded by the coding sequence ATGGCTTTTCATTCTCTGCCGGACACGGCAGAAACCCCGGCCGTCGCCATCGATCTGGACCGGCTGGATGCCAATCTGCGGGCCACAGCCGACCTCGCTGCCCAAGCGGGCGTCCGGCTGAGGCCGCACACGAAGACGCACAAGAGCCAGTGGGTCGCAGGGGAGCAGCTGCGGTACGGGGCCTCCGGCATCACGGTAGCCAAGCTGGGCGAAGCCGAGGTGATGGCCGACGGCGGGGTCCGCGATATCCTTATCGCGTATCCGCTCGTGGGGCGGCTGAAGCTGGAGCGTCTCGCCAGGCTGATGAAGCGGATCCGCGTTTCCGTCAGCGTGGACAGCTTGGAAGCGGCCAATGGGCTCTCGGAGCTCGGGGAGCACCTGCACGAGCGGATCCCGCTTTATTTGGACGTTAACAGCGGCTTGAACCGCTGCGGCAAAGAACCCGGCGAAGAAACGGCCGATCTGGGTGTCCAGATAGCGAAGCTCCCGGGCATCCGGCTTGCGGCCCTCATGACCCATGCCGGTCATGCCTACGGCCAGTCCCGCCGGGAAGATTGCCTGGAGATCGCCTTGGCCGAGGCCGAAGCCCTGCTCGACTCCCAGAAGGCTCTCCGCCGAAGAGGGGTGGAGGTGCCGGACATCAGCGTCGGCTCCACGCCGACCTCGAAATTCATCAAGGAGCTCGCAGGCTCCGGCGTGACCGAGATGCGGCCGGGGGCTTATGTTTTCGGAGACGGCTCCCAGCTTTTTCCCGGCCTGATCGGGGAAGAGGAATGCGCGATGAAGATTTTCGCCACCGTCGTAAGTACGCCGAGACCGGGGATCGCCATTGTCGACGCCGGCTCGAAGACACTGTCGAACGATACCAGCCCGCACCGCCGGGGCTACGGGTTCCTTCCGGAGCTCCCGGACGTGTATGTGGAGAGGCTGAGCGAGGAGCATGGCGTGCTCTCCGTACCGGAAGGCGTTACCCTTAAGATCGGGGATGTCGTTGGCATCATCCCGAATCACTGCTGCGCCGTCGCCAATCTGCACGACCGGCTCCTGGGTGTCCGCGACGGACGCCTGGAGCGTATGATCCCGGTGGATGCCCGCGGGAAGGTTCAGTAA
- a CDS encoding copper homeostasis protein CutC, translating into MLLEVIAMTPDEARTARRAGADRIELVSALSEGGLTPSLGCVLETLEAADGIPVNVMIRPHSRTFVYDEQDLRVMERDIRVLAETGIHAFVLGALTADHRIDTKALRRLLDAAGGKPVTFHRAFDEVLHQEEALETLKGFSSVTTVLTSGGLPSALDAIPKLRKLEALGRERNIAILAGSGLKMESLEAFIRSSGVRQVHFGTGVRQGGALDGNIDPMRIAAIKQIFADMELRGGLAT; encoded by the coding sequence ATGCTGTTAGAAGTGATTGCGATGACACCGGATGAAGCCCGGACCGCTAGGCGGGCCGGTGCCGACCGGATCGAGCTGGTCAGTGCCTTGTCCGAAGGCGGATTGACCCCAAGTCTGGGCTGCGTGCTGGAAACGCTGGAGGCGGCGGACGGCATTCCCGTGAATGTGATGATCCGACCCCACAGCCGAACTTTTGTCTATGACGAGCAGGACCTCCGGGTCATGGAACGGGATATTCGTGTTCTTGCCGAGACCGGCATTCATGCTTTTGTCCTGGGGGCCTTAACCGCGGATCACCGCATTGACACGAAGGCGCTCCGAAGATTATTGGATGCGGCCGGCGGCAAACCGGTTACGTTTCACCGGGCCTTCGATGAGGTGCTTCATCAGGAGGAAGCCCTCGAAACCTTAAAGGGGTTCTCATCCGTCACAACGGTTCTCACGTCCGGCGGCCTCCCGAGTGCACTCGATGCCATCCCGAAGCTGCGGAAGCTTGAAGCGCTCGGCCGTGAGCGGAATATCGCTATCCTTGCGGGTTCCGGCCTGAAGATGGAATCGCTGGAAGCCTTTATTCGTTCAAGCGGGGTGCGCCAGGTCCATTTCGGAACGGGCGTGAGGCAGGGCGGTGCGCTGGACGGGAACATAGATCCGATGAGGATCGCGGCGATTAAACAGATTTTTGCAGATATGGAGTTAAGGGGAGGACTTGCTACATGA
- a CDS encoding YhcH/YjgK/YiaL family protein: protein MIFGNLKDLDTHLKAVSPKLREALDYLQACDPSALKQGRNEIRGDELYIMLQEGETKPLSEGKAEVHMAYTDIHFILEGEERIGYAPDSEGLEVFQDLRDNDALLFEKVPGETSIDLYKGDFLVLVPGEVHRTWGYTRASAPLRKLVVKLKL, encoded by the coding sequence ATGATATTCGGAAACCTAAAAGACCTGGACACGCATCTAAAAGCCGTAAGCCCGAAGCTGAGGGAAGCTTTGGACTATCTCCAAGCCTGCGATCCATCCGCTCTGAAGCAGGGACGCAACGAGATCCGGGGGGATGAGCTGTATATCATGCTGCAGGAGGGGGAAACCAAGCCGCTCTCCGAAGGGAAGGCCGAGGTGCATATGGCCTATACGGATATTCATTTCATCCTCGAGGGCGAGGAACGGATCGGTTATGCCCCCGACAGCGAAGGATTGGAAGTCTTTCAGGATTTACGGGATAACGATGCTCTTCTCTTCGAGAAGGTACCCGGGGAGACGTCAATCGATCTGTATAAAGGGGATTTTCTCGTTCTGGTCCCCGGAGAGGTTCACCGGACTTGGGGATATACCCGGGCAAGCGCCCCGCTGCGCAAGCTGGTTGTCAAGCTGAAGCTGTAA